In bacterium, the sequence AGAAAAAGAATTTGGTGTTACTGCTGCTCCAGTTAGTATTGGAGCTGTCTCTCCAGGTGCAGCGTCTGCTTCTGCTGCTCCTGAGGAAGCGAAGGAAAAGACAACGTTTACTGTCTTATTAAAACAGTTTGGGGATAAGAAGATTCAGGTAATAAAGGAAGTAAGAGCTATTACAGAGTTGGGACTTAAGGAAGCGAAAGATCTAGTAGAGAGCGCACCAAAGCCTATTAAGGAAAATGTTTCAAAGGATGAAGCCGAGGAACTCAAGAAGAAATTAGAAGCTGTTGGTGCTGTTGTAGAATTGCAGTAATGCTAGTCTTTAAAGATATAATAATTGCTGCTAAAAGCAGCCTAATTTTGGTAAAGGGAGAATAAGTATGTCTCAACGTGTGTCTAATTCTTCTGGTAGAGATTTATATTGTCAGATATCTCCTGTTATGAATGTTCCCGATTTAATGTATGTTCAAAGGGAGC encodes:
- the rplL gene encoding 50S ribosomal protein L7/L12: MVTKAKKTTEESVKKVPQVEAEKPSAKKPDKASIIDLVKSMTVLELSNLVKDLEKEFGVTAAPVSIGAVSPGAASASAAPEEAKEKTTFTVLLKQFGDKKIQVIKEVRAITELGLKEAKDLVESAPKPIKENVSKDEAEELKKKLEAVGAVVELQ